GCGCGATGTCCAGCAGGCTGCTCAGCCCCTTGATCGAGCCCACGGTATTGCCGCCGGGCAGCTTGACGATCAGGGGTACGCGCAGGCTGTGCATCCCGCGGAAGTGGTCGCCGTGGCCGAAATCCTCACCGTGCTCGAATAGGTTCTCGCCGTGGTCCGCGGTGATGATCAGCAGCGTGTTGTTCCAGCGTCCCTCTTTTTTCAAGTAATCGATGATCAATCCCAATTGATGGTCAAAGGCCAGGATCGAGCTGTCGAACAAATCGGTGATGCGCTGGACCTCGCGCGGGTCGCTGATCTGCTCACCGGGAGCCACGGGCTTGTGAAAGCGTGCCGGGCCGCGATAGTCCGGATCTCCGAACGCCTTGTACCAGGGATGCGGCGAGGCATAGGGGAAGTGCGTCACCGAGAAGAACGCGGCCAGGAACAACGGCCGATCGCGGTTGCGCTCGAGTTGATCGATTACCGCGCGGCCCAGCAGCCGCGGGTCGGACATCTGCGGGAACTCGCCGATCTCCGGGAACAGCACGCGCCCGGTGCGTCCCTGCAAATAGGGCAGCAGTAGGCGGTGTCCCTCGAGCACGTGTTGCCGGACCAGCTCGCGCATATTGAAGCTCGGTGCGCGGGTCAGGTCGAACCCGGCGTCAAAGCGCGGGAAGATGTCGCCCGCATAATCCGCGAGCACCACGCTGTGCCAGCCGGACTCGGAGAGCACACGCGCCAGACTGTGCTCCAGCCGCGTCTGGTCGTGGCGCGGGAACATTCCGCGGATGCCGTGATCCTTGGGCGCTTGGCCGCTGAGGATGCTCGCCCAAGCCGGAAAGGTGCGCGCCAGGGGGGAGTAGGCCTGGATGAAGAACGCCGCCTGCTCGGCAACCAGCCGGTCGATGTTGGGCGAGGTCTGCCGCGCGTACTCCAATCCCAAATGGTCGGGCCGTAGCGAGTCTGCGGCCAGGATCAGCACGTCGGGCTGGTCCGGACGCTCGCGCGGGGCCAGGTCGCAATGACGGTAAATCAACGCTCCGACCACGATCGAGAGCAGCACCAGCGCCCAGGGCCGCGTCAGCGCGCGCAGTCGCCCGAGCGTCTCGCGGGTTCGGCCGCTACGCACGATCTGTGCGGCCCACAGCAGCGGGCCCGCGGCGTACAGACCGGCCAGCGTTGCGCTGAAAATCGCCGGGTGCGCATGCTCGGTGAACAGCAGTTGCAGCGCACGCAGGCCGCCGCCCTGATCGTAGAACCACGGGGCGTAGGTCGCCGGGGTGTCGGTCAGCGCACGGGACAACATCAACGCCTCGGTCGCCAGAGCTAGGCCCACGGCCCAGGGCCAGGCGCGACGGATCGCGGTGC
This Candidatus Alcyoniella australis DNA region includes the following protein-coding sequences:
- a CDS encoding sulfatase-like hydrolase/transferase; this encodes MSRGPRPELTARATALRGAAAGALVYLTFFVFCLALSAGFAVMGVTSERVSDLVREHYSGLIVVQEFKILAAYSCIGLLIGAWGALSGRALARTRGRTAIRRAWPWAVGLALATEALMLSRALTDTPATYAPWFYDQGGGLRALQLLFTEHAHPAIFSATLAGLYAAGPLLWAAQIVRSGRTRETLGRLRALTRPWALVLLSIVVGALIYRHCDLAPRERPDQPDVLILAADSLRPDHLGLEYARQTSPNIDRLVAEQAAFFIQAYSPLARTFPAWASILSGQAPKDHGIRGMFPRHDQTRLEHSLARVLSESGWHSVVLADYAGDIFPRFDAGFDLTRAPSFNMRELVRQHVLEGHRLLLPYLQGRTGRVLFPEIGEFPQMSDPRLLGRAVIDQLERNRDRPLFLAAFFSVTHFPYASPHPWYKAFGDPDYRGPARFHKPVAPGEQISDPREVQRITDLFDSSILAFDHQLGLIIDYLKKEGRWNNTLLIITADHGENLFEHGEDFGHGDHFRGMHSLRVPLIVKLPGGNTVGSIKGLSSLLDIAPTVARACGLELGWPTEGISLLPALRSGAALPERALYFESGIWFTDVSPEYFQERRIPYPDISRIGRIDFKHGHLVTIDRGYEALINLAKHRMRFDGRYKLIYIPTREGVRWELYDVLADPAELRDLAPASLQPLNMLQHDLLRWIGSEPGIELSNSFALPAS